One region of Gemmatimonadaceae bacterium genomic DNA includes:
- the rpe gene encoding ribulose-phosphate 3-epimerase encodes MTVRIAPSILSADFARLADEIAMCEAGGADWIHIDVMDGHFVPNLTFGAKVIETVRTLTDLPLDVHLMVLAPEKYFDSFAKAGATTLTIHVETAPHLHRQLMKIKDLGCRAGAVVNPATPVDTLSDVVGDLDLLLIMSVNPGFSAQSFIPASLGKITRAREMLSAARSPAHLEVDGGIGRETIRDAWRAGADTFVAGNAIFGAKDPQAEIAVLRKLCVETV; translated from the coding sequence ATGACCGTTCGAATCGCGCCCTCGATACTCAGCGCCGACTTTGCGCGACTCGCCGACGAGATCGCCATGTGCGAGGCCGGCGGCGCGGATTGGATTCACATCGACGTGATGGATGGACACTTCGTCCCCAATCTCACGTTCGGCGCGAAAGTCATCGAGACGGTGCGGACGCTCACCGATCTCCCGCTCGACGTCCATCTCATGGTCCTGGCCCCGGAGAAGTACTTCGACAGCTTCGCCAAAGCGGGCGCGACGACCTTGACAATCCACGTCGAGACCGCGCCGCACCTGCACCGGCAGCTCATGAAGATCAAGGACCTCGGCTGCCGCGCGGGCGCCGTGGTGAACCCCGCGACGCCGGTCGACACCCTCTCGGACGTCGTGGGGGACCTCGACCTGTTGCTGATCATGTCGGTCAATCCCGGGTTCTCCGCGCAGAGCTTCATCCCCGCGTCGCTCGGGAAGATCACGCGCGCCCGGGAGATGCTGAGCGCGGCGCGGAGCCCGGCCCACCTCGAGGTGGACGGCGGCATCGGTCGTGAGACGATTCGCGACGCCTGGCGCGCCGGCGCGGACACGTTCGTGGCCGGGAACGCGATCTTCGGCGCGAAAGACCCGCAAGCCGAGATCGCCGTGTTGCGGAAGCTCTGCGTGGAGACGGTGTGA